The following DNA comes from Cytophagales bacterium.
ACCAGTGGTCGTACATGTGCTTCACAATGGAGAGGCCATCGGAGAAGGCGCTAACTTATCTGTAGATAGAATTGAGCGCCAAATAGGAATTCTAAATGAAGATTTTCGTCGGAAAACAGGTACCCGAGGCGAAAACAATCATCCGGATAGCGACGATGCCCGAATAGAATTCGTTTTGGCAAAGCAAGATCCAGATGGTAATCCTTCAAATGGAATTACCCGTACTCTGGCTGACCTTAATGCTATTCCGGAAGAGGTCCCGAAAAGAGAAGTAGACCTGATGGGATACTTCCGCTTCTGGAATTCGGCATCATATATCAACATCTGGACTGCCCCCTACGACGAGGACCTGGCCAATGTTCACTTGGGATCAGCCACAGGACCAGACACGGACCTTCCGGGAAATCATCTATTTGCAAAACCCATTGAAGGTGGAGTCGAGGGGATTGTGATCAATCACTGGCATTTTGGTGAAACTACTTTGGTGGACCGTCACAATCTAGGGCGCACGTTAACCCATGAAATGGGACACTATCTAGGGTTATTGCACCTGTGGGGAGGCCGGTCCTGTGAACACAATGATTTCTGTGAGGACACACCAGCAGTTGAAGATCCGGTAACTAGCAATACTTCTTATGCGGGCTGTCAGGGAGAAGAGGTCATGATTGCCAACTATATGAATTGGACGCCAGATGTAGTGATGAATATTTTCACCAAAAATCAAATTAGCAGAATGCGCTATGTGCTGGAAAATAGTGAACAACGAACATCCTTATTAACTTCCAAGGGTCTTCAGACTCCTTAGTAAAACACGAAATATCAATTATATAAGTAGATAGGTTGAAGACCGGAATTCACAAAAGCAATCATTGTTTCGAGCAATGAGTATTTGATGAATCTCTGGTTTTCTTTCTTTCTAATAAAGAAATCTGGTTAGGTCTACTTAACACCTCCGCAGCAATTCTTTCGTGTCAATCACTTCAGCAAACTCGTCATTCAAACTCGCCAGGGCGGTCTGATGAATGGTTTCCGCGTCAAACTTTTCTCCATTGAGTCCTATTCGGTCAAAAGTGGCCGTAGCATCTGAGATCAGACGGACGTCATAGCCGAAATTACCCGCCATTCGCGTGGTGGTGGATACACAATGATTGGTCGTCAGCCCTACGATCACCAGTTCTTTGATGCCTTGTTGGTCCAGTTGCTCTTGCAGATCAGTGCCAATGAACGCGCTGTTCACTTGCTTCACGATCAAAGGTTCTCCTTCACCAGGCTGGATCTCGTCCTTCATTACATATCCCGGATGAGAGGCATGCAGCTTGGAGTTTGGGTCTTTGGAACTGTGAACAATGTGAAACACCGGATAGCCAAGTGCGCGCCATTTCTCGAGTATCGCAACAATTTTCGATTCGGCATCCCGATTGTTTCTGTTACCACCCCAATGTTCTTCAATGTCAAATCCTTTTTGGAAGTCGATGATCAGCAGGGCGGGTTTAGGCTCATTTTGTGTCATAGGTCTATCATTAATGGATCGTGCTTTGACTTGGGTTTCGTTCAAAGGTAAAGCCACAAACAAGCAGAGCAGCCTTCTGTTTCGAACTTATTGTACGGATTTCCTTTACACGACAAACAAGCCGAAGTAATTCTTAAGAAAATTCCATTTTAGGCCTCGTGGGATTCGCGCAATTCAGTTCAGGATACTGGTCTCGCCGCATGAGGTTTGTCCTGAAAACTAATTGCAATGGAATTGAAATTCACGAATCAGGAAGACCGGGATTTTGTCCGGAAACTGAATAAGCGAGTCTCTGGCTACTTTGCTTCCAATGACCTAAAAAAGCAAGCCAACGCGTGGGGATGGACCAAAGCAGCTTTGCTCTTGTCGGCCTACTTACTGAGCTATGTAGGCCTTTATTATCAAAACGCTTTTCCGGGGCTCTTGTTTTGCTTCGGCATATTGGGTGCCTTAAAAATTTTCCTGGCCCTTAACGTGGCGCACGATGCAGCACATCAATCCTTCGCCTCTAATAAAAACGTGAATCACCTGCTCTTGAAGGTATTTGATTTTCTGGGTGCTAGCAGTCATATCTGGCAAATGAGACACATTGCCCATCATGCCTTTACCAATATCGCGGATCATGATGTAGACATCAAACAATCCTGGCTCGTAAGGATCTTTCCTTCATCACCGTTGAGAAAAATACACCAGTTTCAACATGTGTACATGTTTTTCCTCTATGGCATTTACACCATCAACTGGCTGATCCTGAGAGATATTAGAGACACCTGGAACTTCAATGGAAGCAATGATCACGAACGCTTAAGTCTTAGAGTGAGCGCACTCTTCACGAAAGCCATGTACCTGATCATGATGGTCCTTTTGCCGGCTTCTGTGCTTGATTTCAGTTTGGGACAAGTTATTACGGGATTTCTAGTGATGCACCTTACTGCCAGCTACACAGTAGCCAGTGTACTGGCCTCCACGCATGTGGGACTTGCTGCAGCTTTTCCAATACCCAATGAAAAAGGTGTCATGCCCCATTCATATGAGCGACATCAGTTACTTACTACGGTGGACTTTGCCACGAACAACCCTATCATCACTCAGCTCTATGGTGGTTTCAATCATCATGTCGTTCACCATCTATTCCCGAATGTTTGTCACGTACACTATCCGAAGCTTACGGCTATACTGATAGACACCTGCCAGGAATATCACATGCCTTACAAATCGAATCGCACCATGTGGCAGGCTATCCAATCGCATTGGCACTTGCTCAAACAACGTGGACAGCAGGGCCTCAACCTATCTCTTCCCGAATTTTAAAAACGACTCGTCATGACTTTAGCAATCATTGAAGTAACCAACAGTGAAGACATTGAAAAATTTCACCAAATTCAACGTCAGGTTTATCATGGTGATCATCACTGGATCAGCCCCTTTTACAACGATGTAGAAGCCACCTTTGACCCCTCCAAAAATGATTTTCACCAACATGGGATCATACGCAGATGGATCGCGATTGAGGAGGGAAAATGTGTAGGAAGAGTTGCTGCTTTTGTCAACCTGAAACGTGCCCTCTCCTACTCACAACCCACCGGTGGGATGGGCTTTTTTGAAAGCATTAATGACCAGGAAGTGGCCTTTGCGCTTTTCGATGTTTGCAAAGACTGGCTAGCCTCCTTTGGCATTCAGGCGATGGACGGCCCTATCAATTTTGGAGAAAACAACGCATGGTGGGGATTGGTCGTGAATGGATTTACCCAGCCTATCTATAAACACAACTACAACCCACCCTATTATCAGGAATTTTTTGAATCGTATGGTTTTAAAAAGTACTTTGATCAGTATTACTACACTTTCGACCTGACGAAGGGCTTCCCGAAGCGATACCAGGATTTTGCCAAGAAATGGAAAGCACACGGCGCGTATACCTGTCGCATGATTGATTTGTCGCAGTTGGATCGTTTTGCCAGGGACTTTATGGAAGTCTACAACCAGGGCTGGGTCACGCACGACAATTTCAAAGGCATGAGTCAGGAAAGAGCCATCTTCCTTTTCAAAAAAATGAAACCGATCATCGATCCTCAACTGATCTGGTTCCTGTACCATGAAGAGCAACCCATTGGATTTACCATCATGATCCCGGAGATCAACAGCCTGCTCGCTCCCGTGAAAAGCGCAACATCTGAGTGGCTCAGAAAATTGCTAATCAAAGCGCAACTCGTTTTCAACCAGTGTAAAGTGGCCTATGGTTTTGTGCTGGGATTTGTGCCCGAATATCAGTGCAAAGGATTAGAAGGTTTGCTCTTCTCGAGCATGTATCAGCAAATCTCGAAAACCAAAAAATACAAAACCCTAAAAATCGGATGGGCCGGCGATTTCAATCCAAAAGTCGTCAATATGTATCGCAAAATGGGTTTTGAGCAAACGCAAACTTCCCGAACTTATCGGTACTTGTTTGATAGCAATTTGGTTTTTGAGCGATCACCAATTGTGGCTTAAGTAAAGGAAATTTAATCCTTCGCAAACTGCTCCCATTGCTCTATGCGCCCAAGCCATGCTTTGATAAAGTTCTTATTGAAGTAAGGATTGGAAAAATCATCGAAACCCTGATACTGGACAACCAGATAAAAGGTCCAGAACATGGTACCTAAGACTGGAATAGCAGATAATTCCAAATCTGAAATACCACGCCGTTCCCGGTAAGCTGAAACGAAGGTCTTAAAATCTTTAGTAGCCTCTTCTTTGGAGATGAAGCCGTGCAACTGGTGTAAAAAGTAGTGCACCTGGAACGACATGAGGTCATTTACCAACAGGCCTTTCCCAAAAAAGTCCCAATCGAAGAAAGTGATCTCGTCTTTATCTGAGTAGTGAAAGTTTTTGGGCATGTAATCATAGTGGCAATAACCCATTGCAAACGAACGGGTATCAATTGCTTCAAAAGTATCCAGCGCCTTTTTCGCGATTCCCTGTAACCGTTCTAGACCCTCCGGATAGTTGAACCGCTCGAACATCTCCGGAAGCACTTCGAGCGGTTGATGTATCGTTGTTGCTATGCTGTATTCCGGTCGGTCAAACGTCAAATCCTCTTTTGATAACAATTGGTGATTGAAGGCCATCTCCCGACCTAAAACTTGTAACTGATTGCCGGTAAGATCTTTAGACACACTTCCAGGAGCAAACAGAAATAATACTCCATATCGTATCCCCTCACTCGCTTCGAACTGCTGCAGGTAGTTTCCGCTGACATCCGGAATGGGGTAAGCAACTTTGGCACCGTTTTCCTTCAGGTAATTGAGCACATCTACTTCAGCCTGGATCTGAGCACGAGACCGATGGCTGTCTCGATAGATCTTAAGAATGTATTTTGGTTCTTCATCTCGGATCACATAAGTATCGCTGACATTACGTACCAGAAATGAAGTCGTTATCCCTTTCAGTCCATAAGCAGCTTGGAGGTATTCATTGAGCGCCGTAGCTGATAAAGTAGAATAATGGGCAGGAAACAAACTCATGACTAGTAGGAAATTTTGCCGGGCAAAAGTATGAAAATCACTTTTGCTCAGAACCACCAATTGAACTTATATTTGATACTGATCGCGACGTTGATAATATGACGAAACAACATTACCCTTCCATCAAACAAGGATTTGCTCTTATTCTTTGGTACATCCTGTTCTCAATTGTAGCAGTCATTGCATTAATGCCTTTAGGGATAGATGCAGCAAGTGGCTCCAGTCTGGGAAATTTTGGTTATTACGTGATATCAATGGGCCTACTTGCCGCTCTTGGACTAAAAAATTCCAGTAGAGAGGTACCAATTGTTGGCGACTTCACGAAAATGACCTGGTGGGCTGTCCTTTTATTGATCCCGCTGGTCGTCCTCAACATCATCGTGATTGACCCACTGGTTTCACTGATCCCTATGCCGGATGCCTTTAAGGAACTCTTTGAGGACTTATTGAAAAGAGACTTATTTACGTTTTTAACGATCGTGATCGCCGCGCCCATTCTGGAAGAATTTGTATTCAGAGGTATCGTCCTTGAAGGGTTCCTGAAAAACTACGATGCTAAAAAATCGATCATATGGTCTGCGGTACTTTTTGGTGCCGTTCACTTGAATCCATGGCAGTTCATCGGGGCAGGTATCCTCGGAGCTTATATTGGATGGGTTTATTACCGTACCCGGTCGCTCATTCCTTGCATTATCATCCACATGGTCAATAATCTGATCGCATTCCTGGGATTTTATTATTTCCCGGATATCGATTCGTTTCAGGAACTGTCACCAAGTTTGACGGCCACACTAGTGGCCCTATTAGGAGCTGTAGTCTCGCTGATTGTGGTGGTAAAAGCCCTGGACAAGGGTATGCCAGAAGCTCCCATTTACATGGAAGAAAAGGAAGTCATGGAGGAAGAAGTAGCTGACCTGAAAGAATAGTACACCGTCTATATCACTCCTTATTCGATGGATCTGGTCGCTATCTTCACAAGCGATAAGACAGATTGAGCATGAACCGACTGTTCAGGAAATATTCCTTTTCCTGATAGGCCAGGCCAAGACACACCGGTATGCCTACATTCACTTTATGCAATTGTACATTAGGAAAAAGACACACCCCTCCAGTGTAAGCCCAAGAAGCATTTTTGCTCTCCCCCTGAACGGGAAAATGAGTGACCTCTCCAAACCAGTTGGTATTCAATTGAACGGCATCTCCGATAGTGGTGGATTTCAAAGTACTTCCCAAAAAGGAGTAATATTCATAGCTATCTCCTTCAAAAATGAAGGTCCCCAATTCCAGAAAATGTGCGTTGTGGGTGAGGCCTAGCCCGACTGAAAGTCCCTGGCTGTAATTTGCCTCAGCCTGTGATATTCGAACATTGACTATTTGAGGTGTTCTCGCAAATGCGTAAGCTCCGAATTGCTGGGCATCGGCAAAATGAACGGAAAACAGGATAAGGACTGAAATGGTGAGTTTGTTCATCAGCATCGTTTTTGCACAAAAGAATCTGACGAAAAACCTGGACGCAACCGAAAATTTGACGACCATTTTATTTCATCAGACAGACATGATCCCACCATCGATGTAGGTAGGAATTAACACCATCACTAGATGAGCTAACTTAAGATTAAGTAGATTAACTTATAAATAAGTTGTATAACTTAGTTTTAAGTAGCATATTTGTTTCGCTGATTACTAAACACACGAAGCAATGGTCAACTTAACCAAGGCAGAAGAGAAGATCATGAAGATTCTCTGGGATATTGGAAAAGGTTTTATCAAGGATATACGAGATCAATATCCCGACCCTAAACCTCCGTACAATTCAGTTTCGACCATTGTACGTGTATTAGCACAGAAGGAGATCATTGGATATAAGGTTTATGGGATTTCCTACGAATATTATCCATTAGTCTCCAAAGAAGAGTATCGAAAGGGTCAACTATCACGGTTGATTTCCGACTATTATAATAACTCTCTTACTCAGATTGTTAGTTTTTTCTCTGAAAGCAGCAATCTGGACAAAGCAGAATTAGATGAAGCACTTAAAATGTTGGAAGAACTGAAAAATAAGGAACATGATTGAAGTACTCATTTATCTTTTGGAAAGTAGTCTGATACTTATGTTGATGTATCTGATCTATGCGACATTATTGAAAGGAGAAACGTTTTTCAATTTCAATCGCTTCTTTCTTCTGACTATTCCGATATGCTCATTGGCCTTACCCTTATTCCATTTCAATTCGTTTTTCATACAGGTGCCAGTAATAAAGGACATCCATCAATTCCGGAGGTCCTACTATCAAATGATGGAGGGCTGGGAAGAACAAATCGCAGCAGGCACCATTCAAAATGAAGCTACTTCGATTTCTGGAATTAATGGCTGGATGCTGTTCTTGGGGCTCATCTTATTGATTTATGTGATTGGCATGATTTTTCAGTTGACCAAAACCTGGTTGATTTATCGTCAAATGAATCACATGACTTCATTACGTGCTCCTATCGCCATGAGTGGATTACAAGTGATCCTGCTGCCTGAGTTAAAATCGCCATTTTCATTCATGAAGACGGTCTTTATCCCAGAAGAGCTGGAGAAATCACAAGCGCTTGATCAAATTCTGACACACGAAAAAACACATGTCCGGCAAGGACACACCTACGATTTAATATTTGTTCAATTAATGGCGGCCATTTTCTGGTTCAATCCTTTTATATGGCGGCTTATAAACGCTCTAAAAACCATACATGAATACATAGCAGATAAGAATGTGATCAAAAGGGGTTATTCCTTGGTTGCGTACCAGACCATGCTTCTGAGACAAGTGATCAGCGACAACTCTCATGAGTTGGTACACAATTTCAATTTTTCATTTATAAAAAGAAGAATAGCCATGATGAATCATAAAAAATCCGGATGGACTGGTAAAACGAAAGTAATGCTTTCCCTTTCCATCACACTCATTTTAGCACTTGTAGTGACACAGGGCAATGCATGGATGAATGCCGAACAAGTCGTTGAATCAACGATTCAACCTTATTTGGATGATCAACACCTTGATCAGGAAACGGGTGTCAAAATTTCTACAATAGAACAGCGCGATTTTAAAGGAGTGTTTTCTGTAAAAGTTGATAACATCGATGCTGCAGACATCTCCTATGAAGCAACACAAGTTCGGGAGGGTATTGGACTGAACCAGGTAAAAGGTGAAGGTCCTATTGACCTGCTGGACTTTTTCAGAAACATCAAGGTAGGCGAATGGGTCGTAATAGAGGTTACCACACCGGACAAAACGACATTTATCAAATTCCCTATTGTTGAATGATCAGTTGTCTTCATTGTTCCCATACACTGGAGACAACCTCTGTTTTAGTTGTCATCAAGATGACATGATCCCACCATCAATGTTGATGGTCGTACCGGTGATCCAACTCGCATCATCGGAAACGAGAAACAACGCCAGCTTAGCGATATCATCAGGGGTGCCAAGACGGTTCAGTAATGTCTTTTCACCCGCCTGGGCTACTGCTTGCTCCGGATTGTCAAATGCTTTGGCAGAATCCCAGATCAGGGGTGTATCAACCGGACCAGGGCATAGGCAATTGGCCCGTACATCGGGACCATAATCCAGGGCCATCTGTTTGACCAATGCGACCATGGCAGCCTTGGACGCACAATACGCCGGATGATTTGGGAAATTCTTGAATGCCGCAATGGAGGCGTTCCCAATAAATGTTCCACGACTATTTCGGAGATGTGGCAAGCTGTACTTGGCTAAATAGTACACGGAATGCAAGTTGGTATCAAAAGTCGCATGCCAGTCCTCTACCTGAACTTCCGTCACTTTGCCCAACCCTAAGATACCGGCATTGGTAATCACAAAGTCAAGTTGACCAAACTGATCGATTGCCGCTTTGACCAACAATTCATTGGTTGCTACCTGTCTGACATCACCAATCATGATCGCCACACTATCCAGTCGTTTTGCCTCCAGTGTATTTTTCAATTCTTCGGCACGTGCTGCATTCCTCCCATTGAGCACTAAACTGGCACCTTCTTCATGCATTCGCATGGCCATGGCTTTTCCCATTCCGCTCGTGGCACCGGTGATGATCCCTACTTTGTTTTTGAGTTTCATGAACTACACTTTTTTATCTGTCAAGATTCAGCCAAAAATAGAGGACCAATCCGGGCATCACGGGAACTACACCGGAATTTTCCTCCCCTGTTTACGGAAAATTCCGCTTTTATCTGCCGTATGTCTTTTCGGCTTTTACAGCAATCAAATTACTATTTAATTTAGCTAAAAACCAAAATAATTAGCATATGACAGAAATGCCCACCATCGGAAGATTGATGGAATACCGTATCCCTATCCGACTGAAAGGCAAATTGCTATACAAGCGCAATCAGAAACACCCAATTGCGATCTACCTGGGACAAACCGGCGATTTTCACTACACAGATCCCCCTAACCTGTTCAAGCCTTACTCTTTGTATATGCATCCCTATTTCCCTAAAGAACCAGTCGTCCGGGTGGAGGTTGTGCAGGCGATCCCATTTGCTAGCAGAGGCGCATTCTATAACCTGAATAATATGGAGTCCTCCCCTATTGCCATCATCGAGCGCAAGCGGTTGGCGGTCTCGATCAACGATATCTACCGTTATCCTCAGTACTTCAAGCCCGTTTATGCCTTTCAATTGGAATCAGACTTCAGGGAGATCATGCCTTTCAAGCTGGATCGGATCGATCATCGCAAAGCATTGAGAAAGACAGATTAGACAGAAATCTACATCAATCGGAAATAATTCAGATGAATAGGTATCAAATGGCATAACCCAGCATATTTCGCCACCGAAGCCTACATATTCCGTTAGGGATGGCTATTTTCAGAAGATTACTGTGATTATCTTCCCGTACCGCCACAAAAACGGACTTGACCATGTACAAGATCGAACGCCAAAATTATGGAGTCAAATTAACCTTTGACGGATTCATCGAACCCGAAGAAATGCAGGCCTATAAAGATGAGTTTAGAGCAATGCTGGATTTGCTGCCATCAAAATTCGGCCTGCTAGGAGATGTAAGAAACATGAAACCCCTACCCCCTGAAAGTCAAGCGATCCTAAGTGCGCATCCTGAGTGGACTGCTGACCGCATTGTTCGTTCAGCCACGGTCATTGATAGTGCGCTCGTAAAAATGCAAACACGAAGGTTGACTAAGGAATGGAAACAAGATGAAGCAAAAAGGTACATTGATGCTTCGAAGCATCTCGACTGGGAAGTGGTAGCCGAAAAATGGCTATTAGAGGGTATTGAACCTCAGTAGTTGCTTGACTACTGAGGCTTTTATTTTTTTATCTCATAAGCTACTGAATACTCAGTAAAAACCCAATAGAAAAGTTACCATCCCAATCAAAAACGTAATCATTACAGTTTTCAAGATTGTCATAAAGCGCTTTGTAGATATTCAATCCAGCCAACACTTTAGGATCTTCGATTCCCTGATAATCGTTTGGATTATCCAAAGGTGTATACCTATCGCTGTAATCATCATTCAATTTTGCAAGGTTATATGCTGCACCACCAATCATGAAACAGTGATAGGTCTTATCAGCTGGAATTTCAAGAATTCGAGCTTTGATGGCTGCATAAACACCTTCATCACTTAAGCCTTTCTGGTAATATTTCGATCCTTCAAAACTGATACTTTTGATCTCTCCACCTTCCATCCAGGATACCTTCGTATTTCCTGAGCCGATATCCACCACAAAAGAATTCTCGATAAAAGGAGCAGGCATGATAGCCTTAAAGGCAAAAATTCCTTCTTTCTCCACATCCACATTATTGATCGCATAACCCAATTCCTTCAAGGCGACATTGATCTGCTGTACTTTCTCACTTGAACTTGCGGTACTACTTTGAATAAAATGGATCTTATCACCTGTTACTCCCTGTTCCAACATACCTGCGATGTAGGCTTCTAACCCTGATCGGACGGCTTCCAGTGTCGCATCTCCTTCATACACATTACTTTCACCGAAGTTAGCCTTTTCCAATTTCCAGTTACCTACGGTATCCAAATTGACAATGAAGGAATTAAAACCTGTTCCCCCCATTTCCACGATTCCAAATAAAGAGCCGTTTTCAGGCAATGGAGGAGCATATTTAAACTCTTCCGTAGTTGTCTCCACCTCGGATGTTTGCTCAGCCTGCTGTGGAGTGGAGCAACTAAAGGCCACCAAGGCAATAAGTAGTGATAAAAATGATTGACTGCTTTTCATTTGGCTAGATTTTGCTCAAAACTATACTAAAAGTCAGGAACATCAAGAACCACAAAATCAATTCTGATTTTACAAACCATTGCATTAATTTTCATGAAGTCACTGATCAGGCAAAAAAAATGCAAATCCCATCAAAACACTTGGTTTTTAAAGAGTTAGCACTGTCCTTTCCGAACACGGAACAAGCACCTCATTTTGACCGAACAGCTTTCAAAGTGATCGGGAAACGGATATTCGCGACACTTCACCACGCAACCGATTCCGCTAACCTTAAATTATCCCCTGAAGATCAAAAAGCTTTTTGTGAGCTCGGAGACCACATCTATGCGGTTCCTAACAAATGGGGCACGCAAGGCTGGACCACTTTTGAATTGGGTAATTGCGCAGAAGAAGTTGTCAAAAGTGCACTAGAAAGTGCCTATCTTCAGGTCGGGAAGAAATAACCTATTTAAATGAAATCGCCCATTACGTCTTGCCTTTGGTTCAATGGAAAAGCAGCCGAAGCAGCAGCTTTCCACTGTAAAACATTCAAGAACAGTGAAATCATTCATAGTGATGAAGTGGTCACACATTACAACCTGAACGGCTATCGATTCACTGCATTAAATGGTGGTCCGCGATATCAAATGACCCCTGCGGTATCGTATTTTGTTTATTGCGGCAATGACGCGGAAATTGAACGCATCTATAAGGCCCTTTCGAAAGGAGGAAAGGTATTGATGCCATTGAACAAGTATCCATGGACCAGTAAATATGCCTGGGTACAGGACAAATTTGGTGTCAGCTGGCAGCTAGATATTGATGACATCAAGGTGCCACAAAAGATTGTCCCAAGCCTGTTGTTCACCGATAAGAAATACGCCCTGATCCAGGAAGCTTTTGATCATTATGAATCAATCTTCGACACCCTATTCTTAACCAGCCTTCCTTACCCGATCAGCGCGGGAGCACCTTTAGGCACGCATCAATTCGCTCAATTCAAGCTGAACAACACCATATTCAATGCGATGAGTAATAATGCCCGACACGATTTCGATTTTACTCCAGGCAACTCTTTTGTGCTCGAGTGCGAAAATCAGGAAGAGATCGATCAATGCTGGGACCAATTAACGAAAGGTGGTGAAGCCAGTAAATGTGGTTGGTTGGTAGACAAGTTTGGCATTTCATGGCAGGTAATTCCTAGTCAATTAGGGGAATTGATGAGCAATCCGGATACTTCAGAAGCGGTCATGAACAGCATGCTTGAAATGAAAAAGATAGTGATTGCGGAGCTGGAAGAGGTAGCTAAGTAATCAGCCCCCTACTCCTTCCTGATCAGATTGAAATAGGTCTGCTCGAAAGTACAGAGTTGTTCTTTCAGCAGCAGGGTGTCTTTGTCTGCGAGGCTGTCTTCAGAAAAAGTCATTCCCTTCAATAGGCGAACGTTAAGCGAATCTCCCTGATTAAGTACGTGGATCAATCCGCTGCCTCTCGCTATCACCTGCAGTACCTTCACGCCTACTTGCCGCATTTCCTGTCGGCAGGATGTATCCTCCCAATTGGTTCGCAAAGGGCTTACCATGATTTTAATGGTTCCAGGCGGTAATTCTTCAACCCCATGAACCTGACTAATCGTTGGTTTTGACGGACTGGCCTGCGCCAAAACCTGTAAGGCTAAAAGGAATAGCGTCAGAAACAGGAAAAT
Coding sequences within:
- a CDS encoding M43 family zinc metalloprotease codes for the protein MRKYSLMFLVGLLWSCNDEPLLPVDDPPQDDDPTTYVIPVVVHVLHNGEAIGEGANLSVDRIERQIGILNEDFRRKTGTRGENNHPDSDDARIEFVLAKQDPDGNPSNGITRTLADLNAIPEEVPKREVDLMGYFRFWNSASYINIWTAPYDEDLANVHLGSATGPDTDLPGNHLFAKPIEGGVEGIVINHWHFGETTLVDRHNLGRTLTHEMGHYLGLLHLWGGRSCEHNDFCEDTPAVEDPVTSNTSYAGCQGEEVMIANYMNWTPDVVMNIFTKNQISRMRYVLENSEQRTSLLTSKGLQTP
- a CDS encoding cysteine hydrolase family protein — protein: MTQNEPKPALLIIDFQKGFDIEEHWGGNRNNRDAESKIVAILEKWRALGYPVFHIVHSSKDPNSKLHASHPGYVMKDEIQPGEGEPLIVKQVNSAFIGTDLQEQLDQQGIKELVIVGLTTNHCVSTTTRMAGNFGYDVRLISDATATFDRIGLNGEKFDAETIHQTALASLNDEFAEVIDTKELLRRC
- a CDS encoding acyl-CoA desaturase, with protein sequence MELKFTNQEDRDFVRKLNKRVSGYFASNDLKKQANAWGWTKAALLLSAYLLSYVGLYYQNAFPGLLFCFGILGALKIFLALNVAHDAAHQSFASNKNVNHLLLKVFDFLGASSHIWQMRHIAHHAFTNIADHDVDIKQSWLVRIFPSSPLRKIHQFQHVYMFFLYGIYTINWLILRDIRDTWNFNGSNDHERLSLRVSALFTKAMYLIMMVLLPASVLDFSLGQVITGFLVMHLTASYTVASVLASTHVGLAAAFPIPNEKGVMPHSYERHQLLTTVDFATNNPIITQLYGGFNHHVVHHLFPNVCHVHYPKLTAILIDTCQEYHMPYKSNRTMWQAIQSHWHLLKQRGQQGLNLSLPEF
- a CDS encoding phosphotransferase; amino-acid sequence: MSLFPAHYSTLSATALNEYLQAAYGLKGITTSFLVRNVSDTYVIRDEEPKYILKIYRDSHRSRAQIQAEVDVLNYLKENGAKVAYPIPDVSGNYLQQFEASEGIRYGVLFLFAPGSVSKDLTGNQLQVLGREMAFNHQLLSKEDLTFDRPEYSIATTIHQPLEVLPEMFERFNYPEGLERLQGIAKKALDTFEAIDTRSFAMGYCHYDYMPKNFHYSDKDEITFFDWDFFGKGLLVNDLMSFQVHYFLHQLHGFISKEEATKDFKTFVSAYRERRGISDLELSAIPVLGTMFWTFYLVVQYQGFDDFSNPYFNKNFIKAWLGRIEQWEQFAKD
- a CDS encoding type II CAAX endopeptidase family protein, producing the protein MTKQHYPSIKQGFALILWYILFSIVAVIALMPLGIDAASGSSLGNFGYYVISMGLLAALGLKNSSREVPIVGDFTKMTWWAVLLLIPLVVLNIIVIDPLVSLIPMPDAFKELFEDLLKRDLFTFLTIVIAAPILEEFVFRGIVLEGFLKNYDAKKSIIWSAVLFGAVHLNPWQFIGAGILGAYIGWVYYRTRSLIPCIIIHMVNNLIAFLGFYYFPDIDSFQELSPSLTATLVALLGAVVSLIVVVKALDKGMPEAPIYMEEKEVMEEEVADLKE
- a CDS encoding BlaI/MecI/CopY family transcriptional regulator, which encodes MVNLTKAEEKIMKILWDIGKGFIKDIRDQYPDPKPPYNSVSTIVRVLAQKEIIGYKVYGISYEYYPLVSKEEYRKGQLSRLISDYYNNSLTQIVSFFSESSNLDKAELDEALKMLEELKNKEHD
- a CDS encoding M56 family metallopeptidase encodes the protein MIEVLIYLLESSLILMLMYLIYATLLKGETFFNFNRFFLLTIPICSLALPLFHFNSFFIQVPVIKDIHQFRRSYYQMMEGWEEQIAAGTIQNEATSISGINGWMLFLGLILLIYVIGMIFQLTKTWLIYRQMNHMTSLRAPIAMSGLQVILLPELKSPFSFMKTVFIPEELEKSQALDQILTHEKTHVRQGHTYDLIFVQLMAAIFWFNPFIWRLINALKTIHEYIADKNVIKRGYSLVAYQTMLLRQVISDNSHELVHNFNFSFIKRRIAMMNHKKSGWTGKTKVMLSLSITLILALVVTQGNAWMNAEQVVESTIQPYLDDQHLDQETGVKISTIEQRDFKGVFSVKVDNIDAADISYEATQVREGIGLNQVKGEGPIDLLDFFRNIKVGEWVVIEVTTPDKTTFIKFPIVE
- a CDS encoding SDR family oxidoreductase, with translation MKLKNKVGIITGATSGMGKAMAMRMHEEGASLVLNGRNAARAEELKNTLEAKRLDSVAIMIGDVRQVATNELLVKAAIDQFGQLDFVITNAGILGLGKVTEVQVEDWHATFDTNLHSVYYLAKYSLPHLRNSRGTFIGNASIAAFKNFPNHPAYCASKAAMVALVKQMALDYGPDVRANCLCPGPVDTPLIWDSAKAFDNPEQAVAQAGEKTLLNRLGTPDDIAKLALFLVSDDASWITGTTINIDGGIMSS
- a CDS encoding MmcQ/YjbR family DNA-binding protein; the protein is MQIPSKHLVFKELALSFPNTEQAPHFDRTAFKVIGKRIFATLHHATDSANLKLSPEDQKAFCELGDHIYAVPNKWGTQGWTTFELGNCAEEVVKSALESAYLQVGKK